From Streptomyces sp. TLI_105, the proteins below share one genomic window:
- a CDS encoding ATP-binding protein — protein MNSRSETRSRTTAEASPAAAGRAGPSPLLTPAQARRLVSRTVAALGPLRDSQVDDLLLVTSELVTNAHRHGGGLTSFGIDVGGDRVTVSVADASGEPPRHEPREGLRPGGFGWPIVLRLCREVSVDTRPDGKTVHAAVTVDR, from the coding sequence ATGAACAGCCGGAGCGAAACCCGGTCCCGTACGACCGCCGAGGCCTCTCCGGCCGCCGCCGGGAGGGCCGGACCGTCGCCGCTCCTCACTCCGGCCCAGGCCCGGCGGCTGGTCAGCCGCACGGTCGCGGCCCTCGGCCCGCTGCGGGACTCCCAGGTCGACGACCTGCTGCTCGTCACCTCGGAACTGGTCACGAACGCCCACCGCCACGGGGGCGGCCTGACCTCGTTCGGGATCGACGTCGGCGGCGACCGGGTGACCGTCTCCGTGGCCGACGCCAGCGGGGAGCCGCCGCGCCACGAGCCCCGTGAGGGGCTGCGGCCCGGCGGCTTCGGCTGGCCGATCGTGCTGCGGCTGTGCCGCGAGGTGTCGGTGGACACGCGGCCGGACGGCAAGACCGTCCACGCGGCGGTGACGGTCGACCGCTGA
- a CDS encoding SigB/SigF/SigG family RNA polymerase sigma factor: MRTEVAEATTTDETSGTRGDLPVLEVPHEVAPRDARALSRVFFRELAEREEGTAGHQYVRNTLIEMNMTLVRYAAGRFRARVEEREDIVQVGMIGLIKAIDRFDLSREVEFTTFALPYIVGEIKRFFRDTTWAVHVPRRLQEARVELAKATDELSSRLGRAPRVAELAPLMDLSEEQVIEAQLAANGYRSASLDAAIGSGDDEDDDAALADLLGEEDPALELVEDFHVLAPLVEALDERDRLLLHLRFVEELTQTQIGERLGVSQMHVSRLLARSLGRLREGMAGTPAGG; encoded by the coding sequence GTGCGGACCGAGGTGGCCGAGGCGACGACGACGGACGAGACGAGCGGTACGAGGGGGGACCTTCCCGTTCTCGAAGTGCCCCACGAGGTGGCGCCCCGGGACGCGCGCGCCCTGTCGCGGGTGTTCTTCCGCGAACTCGCGGAACGGGAGGAGGGGACGGCCGGGCACCAGTACGTCCGGAACACCCTGATCGAGATGAACATGACCCTCGTGCGCTACGCGGCGGGCCGCTTCCGCGCACGGGTCGAGGAGCGGGAGGACATCGTCCAGGTCGGCATGATCGGCCTGATCAAGGCGATCGACCGCTTCGACCTGTCCCGCGAGGTGGAGTTCACCACCTTCGCCCTGCCCTACATCGTGGGCGAGATCAAGCGGTTCTTCCGCGACACCACCTGGGCGGTCCACGTCCCGCGCCGGCTCCAGGAGGCGCGGGTGGAGCTGGCGAAGGCGACCGACGAGCTGAGCTCACGGCTCGGCCGCGCGCCCCGGGTCGCGGAACTGGCACCCCTCATGGACCTGTCCGAGGAGCAGGTGATCGAGGCCCAGCTGGCCGCGAACGGCTACCGGTCGGCCTCCCTGGACGCGGCGATCGGCAGCGGTGACGACGAGGACGACGACGCGGCCCTGGCCGACCTCCTCGGCGAGGAGGACCCGGCGCTCGAACTCGTCGAGGACTTCCACGTCCTCGCCCCGCTCGTGGAGGCCCTCGACGAGCGCGACCGGCTGCTGCTGCACCTGCGCTTCGTCGAGGAGCTGACCCAGACGCAGATAGGCGAGCGCCTCGGCGTGTCCCAGATGCACGTCTCGCGCCTCCTGGCCCGGAGCCTGGGGCGGCTGCGGGAAGGCATGGCAGGGACGCCGGCCGGTGGCTGA
- the ehuA gene encoding ectoine/hydroxyectoine ABC transporter ATP-binding protein EhuA, whose amino-acid sequence MAVPEPRKDPAAPAVRFDRVTKRYGDHTVLDGLDLEVGRGERVTLIGPSGSGKTTILRLLMTLERVTDGVIHVDGQPYSHMPGGPGGKPVPANERHLAVLRRRIGMVFQQFNLFPHMSVLENVVEAPVHVLGESREEAGRRARELLDLVGLGDKAGARPTRLSGGQQQRVAIARALAMRPEILLLDEVTSALDPELVAEVLDVLRDIARGTDITLLCVTHEMGFARDVSDRILMFDRGRIVESGPAGELLESPTHARTRAFLGSVR is encoded by the coding sequence GTGGCGGTCCCCGAGCCACGGAAGGATCCGGCCGCTCCCGCGGTCCGCTTCGACCGGGTCACCAAGCGGTACGGCGACCACACCGTGCTCGACGGCCTCGATCTGGAGGTCGGACGCGGGGAGCGCGTGACGCTCATCGGGCCGAGCGGCTCCGGGAAGACCACGATCCTCCGGCTCCTCATGACGCTGGAGCGGGTCACCGACGGCGTCATCCACGTGGACGGACAGCCCTACTCCCACATGCCGGGAGGACCGGGCGGAAAGCCGGTGCCGGCGAACGAGCGCCATCTGGCGGTGCTCCGGCGCCGGATCGGCATGGTCTTCCAGCAGTTCAACCTCTTCCCGCACATGAGCGTCCTGGAGAACGTCGTCGAGGCGCCCGTCCACGTGCTCGGCGAGAGCCGGGAGGAGGCGGGCCGCAGGGCACGGGAGCTGCTGGACCTGGTGGGGCTCGGGGACAAGGCCGGGGCGCGGCCGACCCGGCTCTCCGGCGGCCAGCAGCAGCGCGTGGCCATCGCCCGCGCCCTCGCGATGCGGCCGGAGATCCTGCTCCTCGACGAGGTGACGTCCGCGCTCGATCCAGAGCTGGTCGCGGAGGTGCTCGACGTGCTGCGGGACATCGCCCGCGGCACCGACATCACGCTGCTGTGCGTGACGCACGAGATGGGCTTCGCCCGGGACGTCTCCGACCGGATCCTGATGTTCGATCGCGGCCGGATCGTGGAGTCGGGCCCGGCCGGGGAGCTCCTGGAGTCGCCCACGCACGCGCGCACGCGCGCGTTCCTCGGCTCGGTCCGGTGA
- the ehuD gene encoding ectoine/hydroxyectoine ABC transporter permease subunit EhuD, with protein MWDGEAARAALPAVLEGFGVTVLATVPAFAVAMVLGLVLALVQRAGPRWLALPVRAAAAFVRSTPLLVQLFAAWVLVPSLDAPVLGVLVLGVHYATYLSEVYRTGIDAVPKGQWEACTALSLPRRRVWRAVVLPQAVRNVLPPLGNYAVSMFKETPLLSVITVHEMVHEANTFGSTHFAYLESFTLAAAVFLLASWPTSVLVRRLETRLAH; from the coding sequence ATGTGGGACGGGGAGGCGGCCCGGGCCGCGCTGCCCGCCGTACTGGAGGGGTTCGGCGTCACGGTCCTGGCGACCGTGCCGGCGTTCGCCGTCGCCATGGTCCTCGGGCTCGTGCTCGCCCTCGTCCAGCGGGCGGGCCCCCGGTGGCTCGCGCTCCCGGTGCGCGCGGCGGCGGCGTTCGTCCGCTCGACGCCGCTGCTGGTCCAGCTGTTCGCGGCCTGGGTCCTGGTGCCCTCGCTCGACGCGCCGGTGCTCGGCGTCCTTGTGCTCGGCGTGCACTACGCCACGTACCTCTCCGAGGTGTACCGGACGGGCATCGACGCCGTGCCGAAGGGCCAGTGGGAGGCGTGCACCGCCCTGTCGCTGCCGCGCCGGCGGGTGTGGCGGGCGGTGGTGCTGCCGCAGGCCGTCCGCAACGTGCTGCCGCCGCTGGGCAACTACGCGGTGTCCATGTTCAAGGAGACGCCCCTGCTCTCGGTGATCACCGTGCACGAGATGGTCCACGAGGCGAACACCTTCGGCAGCACCCACTTCGCCTATCTGGAGAGCTTCACCCTGGCCGCCGCGGTCTTCCTGCTGGCGAGCTGGCCGACGTCCGTGCTGGTACGACGACTGGAGACACGCCTTGCGCACTGA
- the ehuC gene encoding ectoine/hydroxyectoine ABC transporter permease subunit EhuC, with translation MTGFLPEVRRALPRLAEGLLVTAEATVLGAALALLLAYVLGLLSRSARLPVRGAARLVVEFFRGTSLYVQLFWLFFALPMVGFRLEPLACAVLALGLNYGAYGAEVVRGAVAAVPRAQTEAGIALGMGAGLRLRRVVLPQAHALMVAPFKNLLVQLLKATPLLSLVTVPDLTFQIDQLRSATGATAASYLLLLGLYFAMAVGLSLLMNALERAAKARLGQEGGA, from the coding sequence GTGACCGGTTTCCTGCCCGAGGTCCGACGCGCGCTGCCCCGGCTCGCCGAGGGGCTCCTGGTGACGGCGGAGGCCACGGTGCTCGGCGCCGCGCTCGCCCTGCTCCTCGCGTACGTCCTGGGCCTGCTGTCCCGGTCGGCGCGGCTGCCGGTGCGGGGCGCGGCGCGGCTCGTGGTCGAGTTCTTCCGGGGGACCTCGCTGTACGTGCAGCTGTTCTGGCTGTTCTTCGCGCTCCCCATGGTCGGCTTCCGCCTCGAACCGCTCGCCTGCGCCGTGCTCGCGCTCGGCCTCAACTACGGGGCGTACGGCGCCGAGGTGGTGCGGGGCGCGGTGGCGGCGGTCCCCCGCGCCCAGACCGAGGCGGGCATCGCGCTCGGCATGGGGGCGGGTCTGCGCCTGCGGCGGGTCGTCCTGCCGCAGGCGCACGCCCTGATGGTCGCGCCGTTCAAGAACCTGCTCGTGCAGCTGCTGAAGGCGACGCCCCTGCTCTCCCTGGTCACCGTCCCCGACCTCACCTTCCAGATCGACCAGTTGCGCTCGGCGACGGGTGCCACGGCGGCCTCGTACCTGCTGCTCCTCGGGCTCTACTTCGCCATGGCCGTCGGCCTGAGCCTCCTCATGAACGCCCTGGAGCGGGCGGCGAAGGCCCGGCTCGGGCAGGAAGGCGGTGCCTGA
- the ehuB gene encoding ectoine/hydroxyectoine ABC transporter substrate-binding protein EhuB gives MSGSAPLDRRRFLTRASLLGGLALTAGPLTACTRTQAGTGAPADDGKLLAKLREQGFVRVGFAGEAPYGFQDGDELAGEAPTLHREIFRALGVRELRPTLTEFGALIPGLLAGRFDVVSAGMSITPERCAKVIFSEPEFVSPTALMVRKGNPKGVSDLKSCAAKGATVGVLTAAVEASYAQAAGVPDGSVKTLAKQQDGLDALLAGRIDAFALTAISLRWLARTNAGAPVEVGEAFVPVVDGARQLGAGGAVFRPGATGLRDAFDRELLKITGSPERFVGLVGRYGFTAREVPPRSLRTADLCVG, from the coding sequence ATGAGCGGCTCCGCGCCGCTCGACCGCCGCCGCTTCCTCACCAGAGCGTCGCTCCTCGGCGGTCTCGCCCTGACGGCCGGGCCGCTCACCGCCTGCACCCGCACCCAGGCGGGGACGGGAGCGCCCGCGGACGACGGGAAGCTCCTCGCGAAGCTGCGGGAACAGGGCTTCGTCCGGGTCGGGTTCGCCGGTGAGGCGCCGTACGGCTTCCAGGACGGCGACGAACTCGCCGGCGAGGCCCCGACGCTGCACCGCGAGATATTCCGGGCGCTCGGCGTGCGCGAACTGCGGCCCACGCTCACGGAGTTCGGCGCGCTGATCCCCGGACTGCTCGCCGGGCGGTTCGACGTGGTGAGCGCCGGCATGTCGATCACGCCGGAGCGCTGCGCCAAGGTGATCTTCTCCGAGCCGGAGTTCGTCTCCCCCACCGCGCTCATGGTCCGCAAGGGCAACCCCAAGGGGGTGAGCGACCTGAAGTCCTGCGCGGCGAAGGGCGCCACCGTCGGGGTGCTGACGGCGGCCGTGGAGGCCTCCTATGCTCAGGCGGCGGGCGTCCCGGACGGCTCGGTGAAGACGCTCGCCAAGCAGCAGGACGGGCTCGACGCGCTCCTGGCCGGCCGGATCGACGCCTTCGCGCTGACCGCCATCTCCCTGCGCTGGCTCGCCCGGACGAACGCGGGCGCGCCGGTGGAGGTGGGCGAGGCGTTCGTCCCGGTGGTCGACGGCGCCCGGCAGCTCGGTGCGGGCGGGGCCGTCTTCCGGCCGGGGGCGACCGGACTGCGGGACGCCTTCGACCGGGAGCTCCTGAAGATCACCGGCTCCCCCGAGCGGTTCGTCGGGCTCGTCGGGCGGTACGGCTTCACGGCCCGCGAGGTGCCGCCCCGTTCGCTGCGGACCGCCGACCTGTGCGTGGGTTGA
- the thpD gene encoding ectoine hydroxylase produces MTSAPTRPVDLYPTRGSREELIGRKDPVVWSEPGTPGPFWARELEEYDRDGFVTVEELVTPDEVDELRAELDRLVADPAVRADERAIVEPRSQEIRSVFEVHRISEVFRRLAEDPRLVGRARQILGSDVYVHQSRVNVKPGFGASGFYWHSDFETWHAEDGLPRMRTVSVSIALTPNHTTNGSLMIMPGSHRTFLGCAGETPKDNYKQSLRMQDAGTPSHEALTTFADACGIRHFTGPAGSATWFDCNALHGSGDNITPYPRSNVFLVFNSVENMPEAPFAAPVRRPSFIAARPEELA; encoded by the coding sequence ATGACCTCCGCACCCACCCGCCCCGTCGACCTCTACCCCACCCGCGGCTCCCGGGAGGAGCTCATCGGCCGCAAGGACCCCGTCGTGTGGTCCGAGCCCGGCACGCCCGGCCCCTTCTGGGCCCGGGAGCTGGAGGAGTACGACCGCGACGGCTTCGTCACGGTGGAGGAGCTCGTCACCCCGGACGAGGTCGACGAGCTCCGCGCCGAGCTGGACCGGCTCGTCGCCGACCCCGCCGTCCGGGCGGACGAGCGGGCGATCGTCGAGCCCCGCTCCCAGGAGATCCGCTCCGTCTTCGAGGTGCACCGGATCAGCGAGGTCTTCCGCAGGCTGGCCGAGGACCCCCGGCTCGTGGGACGGGCCCGCCAGATCCTCGGCTCCGACGTGTACGTCCACCAGTCGCGGGTCAACGTCAAGCCCGGCTTCGGCGCCAGCGGCTTCTACTGGCACTCCGACTTCGAGACCTGGCACGCCGAGGACGGGCTGCCCCGGATGCGGACCGTCTCGGTCTCGATCGCGCTCACCCCGAACCACACCACCAACGGCAGCCTGATGATCATGCCGGGCTCGCACCGCACCTTCCTCGGCTGCGCGGGCGAGACGCCCAAGGACAACTACAAGCAGTCGCTGCGGATGCAGGACGCCGGGACACCGTCCCACGAGGCGCTCACCACCTTCGCCGACGCCTGCGGCATCCGGCACTTCACGGGCCCGGCGGGGTCGGCCACCTGGTTCGACTGCAACGCCCTGCACGGCTCGGGCGACAACATCACCCCGTACCCCCGGAGCAATGTGTTCCTCGTCTTCAACAGCGTCGAGAACATGCCCGAGGCCCCCTTCGCCGCCCCGGTCCGGCGCCCCTCCTTCATCGCCGCCCGCCCGGAAGAGCTGGCATGA
- a CDS encoding ectoine synthase, with protein MIVRTFDELENTERHVRAASGTWESKRIVLARERVGFSLHETVLYAGTETSMWYAHHVEAVVCTAGEAELTDHETGRTYTILPGTMYLLDGHERHTLKVKQDFRCLCVFNPPVTGREDHDENGVYPLLTEPEPDHGQA; from the coding sequence ATGATCGTCCGTACCTTCGACGAGCTGGAGAACACCGAGCGGCATGTTCGCGCCGCGTCCGGGACCTGGGAGAGCAAGCGGATCGTGCTGGCCCGCGAGCGGGTCGGCTTCTCCCTCCACGAGACCGTGCTGTACGCCGGCACCGAGACCTCCATGTGGTACGCCCACCACGTCGAGGCCGTCGTCTGCACCGCCGGTGAGGCCGAGCTCACCGACCACGAGACCGGGCGCACGTACACGATCCTGCCCGGAACGATGTACCTGCTCGACGGGCACGAGCGCCACACCCTCAAGGTCAAGCAGGACTTCCGCTGCCTGTGCGTCTTCAACCCGCCCGTCACCGGGCGCGAGGACCACGACGAGAACGGCGTCTACCCGCTCCTCACCGAACCGGAACCCGACCACGGCCAGGCCTGA
- the ectB gene encoding diaminobutyrate--2-oxoglutarate transaminase gives MTDIAAPSVFETVESEVRSYCRAWPVVFERASGSRLYDEDGRPYLDFFAGAGSLNYGHNNPVLKRALLDYLADDGITHGLDMSTTAKRTFLETFRTTVLEPRALPYKVMFPGPTGTNAVEAALKLARKVTGRQTVVSFTNAFHGMSLGSLAVTGNAAKRAGAGVPLHHAARMPFDDYLDGQVTDFLWFERLLDDAGSGLDHPAAVIVETVQGEGGINVARAEWLRALAELCRRHEMLLIVDDIQMGCGRTGDFFSFEEAGITPDIVTLSKSISGYGLPMSLCLFRPELDLWEPGEHNGTFRGNNPAFVTATAALDAYWRDGALCERTLSRADRVERTLLDLCGDDGRAGLAVRGRGLVWGLEFADGERAAAVCRRAFEIGLLLETSGPRGEVVKLLPPLTATDDELDEGLGMLARSVRHRS, from the coding sequence CTGACCGACATCGCCGCCCCCTCCGTCTTCGAGACCGTCGAATCGGAGGTCCGCAGCTACTGCCGTGCCTGGCCCGTCGTCTTCGAACGCGCCAGCGGGAGCCGGCTGTACGACGAGGACGGCCGTCCGTACCTCGACTTCTTCGCCGGGGCGGGCTCGCTCAACTACGGCCACAACAACCCGGTGCTCAAGCGCGCCCTCCTCGACTACCTCGCCGACGACGGCATCACCCACGGCCTCGACATGTCGACGACCGCCAAACGCACCTTCCTGGAGACCTTCCGCACGACGGTCCTCGAACCCCGCGCCCTGCCCTACAAGGTGATGTTCCCCGGCCCCACCGGCACCAACGCCGTGGAGGCCGCCCTCAAACTCGCCCGCAAGGTCACGGGACGCCAGACGGTCGTCTCCTTCACCAACGCCTTCCACGGCATGTCGCTCGGCTCGCTGGCCGTCACCGGCAACGCCGCCAAGCGCGCCGGAGCGGGCGTCCCGCTGCACCACGCCGCCCGGATGCCCTTCGACGACTACCTCGACGGACAGGTCACCGACTTCCTCTGGTTCGAGCGGCTCCTGGACGACGCCGGCTCCGGCCTCGACCACCCGGCGGCCGTGATCGTCGAGACCGTCCAGGGCGAGGGCGGCATCAACGTGGCACGGGCCGAGTGGCTGCGCGCGCTGGCGGAGCTCTGCCGCCGGCACGAGATGCTCCTCATCGTCGACGACATCCAGATGGGCTGCGGACGCACCGGCGACTTCTTCTCCTTCGAGGAGGCGGGCATCACGCCCGACATCGTCACCCTCTCCAAGTCCATCAGCGGCTACGGCCTGCCCATGTCCCTCTGCCTCTTCCGGCCGGAGCTCGACCTGTGGGAGCCCGGCGAGCACAACGGCACCTTCCGCGGCAACAACCCCGCCTTCGTCACCGCCACGGCCGCCCTCGACGCCTACTGGCGCGACGGCGCCCTGTGCGAGCGCACCCTGAGCCGGGCCGACCGGGTCGAGCGCACCCTGCTCGACCTGTGCGGCGACGACGGCCGTGCCGGCCTGGCGGTGCGCGGACGCGGCCTCGTGTGGGGCCTGGAGTTCGCCGACGGGGAGCGCGCCGCGGCCGTGTGCCGGCGGGCCTTCGAGATCGGTCTGCTCCTGGAGACGTCGGGGCCGCGCGGCGAGGTGGTCAAGCTGCTGCCGCCGCTGACCGCGACGGACGACGAACTCGACGAGGGCCTCGGCATGCTGGCCCGCTCCGTACGCCACCGCTCCTGA
- the ectA gene encoding diaminobutyrate acetyltransferase produces MTTAPLSSPVDGLSVGPAEIADGAELWRIARGSGELDLNSPYSYLLWCRDFADTTAVARDASGRPVGFVTGYLRPDAPGTLFVWQVAVEGSHRGGGVAGILLDALSARVAAEHGLDRLEATVTPGNLASDRLFRSYARRHGADLTREVLFPSASFPVTGHEAEVLYRIGPLAPPAS; encoded by the coding sequence ATGACCACTGCCCCCTTGTCATCCCCGGTCGACGGCCTCTCCGTCGGCCCGGCCGAGATCGCGGACGGCGCCGAACTCTGGCGGATCGCCCGCGGCTCGGGAGAACTCGACCTCAACTCGCCGTACAGCTACCTGCTGTGGTGCCGCGACTTCGCCGACACGACGGCCGTCGCCCGTGACGCCTCCGGACGACCGGTCGGCTTCGTCACCGGCTACCTGCGGCCCGACGCCCCCGGCACGCTCTTCGTCTGGCAGGTCGCCGTGGAGGGTTCGCACCGCGGAGGCGGGGTAGCCGGGATCCTGCTCGACGCTCTGTCCGCCCGAGTGGCGGCCGAGCACGGACTCGACCGGCTGGAGGCGACCGTCACACCGGGAAACCTGGCGTCCGACCGGCTCTTCCGGTCCTACGCCCGCCGGCACGGGGCGGACCTGACCCGCGAGGTCCTCTTCCCGTCCGCCTCCTTCCCCGTGACGGGACACGAGGCCGAGGTGCTGTACCGCATCGGCCCCCTCGCGCCCCCGGCGTCCTGA
- a CDS encoding endonuclease I family protein, translating into MSVVRTGSWKAWATAVAATLVGVTLPTVTATPASATTTAYDTTYYQNAIGKTGTSLKSSLHTIISSQSKISYDAVWNALKTTDQDPNNTNNVILLYSGVSRSKALNGGSVGDWNREHTWAQSHGNFGTSAGPGTDLHHLRACDVQVNSTRGNKDWDNGGSAVSGAPGSYTDSDSFEPRDADKGDVARMILYMAVRYEGDDGWPNLEPNESSTNGSVPFHGRLSVLKQWNEQDPPSAFEERRNDVIYNTYQHNRNPFIDHPEWVEAIW; encoded by the coding sequence ATGTCCGTTGTGCGGACCGGCAGCTGGAAGGCGTGGGCGACCGCCGTCGCCGCCACCCTCGTCGGCGTCACGCTCCCCACGGTCACCGCGACTCCCGCGAGCGCCACGACCACCGCGTACGACACCACGTACTACCAGAACGCGATCGGCAAGACCGGCACGAGCCTCAAGTCCTCGCTGCACACCATCATCAGCAGCCAGAGCAAGATCTCGTACGACGCCGTCTGGAACGCGCTGAAGACGACCGACCAGGACCCGAACAACACCAACAACGTGATCCTGCTCTACAGCGGCGTCTCGCGCAGCAAGGCCCTCAACGGGGGTTCCGTGGGCGACTGGAACCGCGAGCACACCTGGGCCCAGTCCCACGGCAACTTCGGCACCTCGGCCGGCCCCGGCACCGACCTGCACCACCTGCGCGCCTGCGACGTGCAGGTCAACAGCACCCGCGGCAACAAGGACTGGGACAACGGCGGCAGCGCGGTCAGCGGCGCGCCGGGCAGCTACACGGACAGCGACTCCTTCGAGCCGCGCGACGCGGACAAGGGCGACGTGGCCCGCATGATCCTCTACATGGCCGTGCGCTACGAGGGCGACGACGGCTGGCCGAACCTGGAGCCCAACGAGTCCTCCACGAACGGCAGCGTCCCCTTCCACGGCCGCCTCTCGGTCCTGAAGCAGTGGAACGAGCAGGACCCGCCGAGCGCCTTCGAGGAACGCCGCAACGACGTCATCTACAACACCTACCAGCACAACCGGAACCCGTTCATCGACCACCCGGAGTGGGTCGAGGCGATCTGGTAG
- a CDS encoding Lrp/AsnC family transcriptional regulator, translating to MDRIDLHILRELQNDGRLSNQELAQRVGLSPSPCLRRVRQLEQDGVIQGYRAIIDPEAVGRGFEVLVSVEVKRDRETVEAFEEALQDVPDVIEAYRLFGSPGCLLRIAVADLAAYERLWIERLTTLAGVTEVNSQIIMKRIKEPKGMPVDVRGA from the coding sequence ATGGACCGGATTGATCTCCACATCTTGCGCGAGCTCCAGAACGACGGTCGGCTGAGCAACCAGGAGCTGGCCCAGCGGGTCGGGCTCAGCCCCTCCCCCTGTCTGCGGCGGGTGCGCCAGCTGGAGCAGGACGGGGTGATCCAGGGCTACCGGGCGATCATCGACCCGGAGGCGGTGGGGCGCGGCTTCGAGGTCCTCGTCTCGGTGGAGGTGAAGCGGGACCGGGAGACGGTGGAGGCCTTCGAGGAGGCGCTCCAGGACGTGCCGGACGTGATCGAGGCGTACCGGCTGTTCGGGAGCCCCGGCTGCCTGCTGCGGATCGCGGTGGCGGACCTCGCGGCGTACGAGCGGCTGTGGATCGAGCGGCTGACGACGCTGGCCGGGGTCACCGAGGTCAACTCGCAGATCATCATGAAGCGGATCAAGGAGCCGAAGGGGATGCCGGTGGACGTGCGGGGCGCCTGA
- a CDS encoding asparaginase, which yields MKRTNDGGARRIVVISTGGTIASRWQGTGYAADASGNDVLATAPLPEGVTVEVVDLFNVNSSRMTSAHQLALLRTVHETFADPGVDGIVVTHGTDTLEETAFLLDLHHADSRPVVLTGAQRPFGTGDGDGPGNLYDALQVAASVRDLGVLVVFDGRVHAARGTVKTQTLAADAFSDPSAERLGRVGFSRVDIERQPERPAPLPLPAAARTAAPGAADATPLPRVDIITHHSDGDPFLLNAAVSAGARGIVLVATGAGNATPEIAAAVSDAVAQGVLVAVTTRVPAGPLAEIYTGGGAVDLVAAGALLTGTLRAGQARIALLSTLLAEGTTGAGDPARGTALLRRLLEGPVRAEPALATGGSRSASAVAARA from the coding sequence ATGAAGCGGACGAACGACGGAGGAGCACGCCGGATCGTCGTCATCAGCACCGGCGGCACGATCGCCAGCCGCTGGCAGGGCACCGGCTACGCGGCCGACGCCTCCGGAAACGACGTCCTGGCCACCGCGCCCCTCCCCGAGGGCGTCACCGTCGAGGTCGTCGACCTGTTCAACGTGAACAGCTCCCGCATGACCTCGGCCCACCAGCTCGCCCTCCTGCGCACCGTCCACGAGACCTTCGCCGACCCCGGCGTCGACGGCATCGTCGTCACCCACGGCACCGACACCCTGGAGGAGACGGCCTTCCTCCTGGACCTCCACCACGCCGACTCCCGGCCGGTCGTCCTCACCGGCGCCCAGCGCCCCTTCGGCACCGGCGACGGCGACGGGCCCGGCAACCTCTACGACGCGCTCCAGGTCGCCGCCTCCGTCCGCGACCTCGGCGTCCTCGTCGTCTTCGACGGACGCGTCCACGCGGCGCGCGGCACCGTGAAGACCCAGACCCTCGCCGCCGACGCCTTCTCCGACCCCTCCGCCGAGCGCCTCGGCCGCGTCGGGTTCTCCCGCGTCGACATCGAGCGGCAGCCGGAGCGCCCCGCCCCGCTGCCCCTGCCGGCCGCCGCGCGGACCGCGGCGCCCGGGGCCGCGGACGCCACCCCGCTGCCCCGCGTCGACATCATCACGCACCACTCCGACGGCGACCCGTTCCTCCTGAACGCGGCCGTCTCCGCCGGCGCCCGGGGCATCGTCCTCGTCGCCACCGGCGCGGGCAACGCCACGCCCGAGATCGCCGCCGCCGTCTCGGACGCGGTCGCCCAGGGCGTCCTCGTCGCCGTGACCACCCGCGTCCCCGCGGGACCGCTGGCCGAGATATACACCGGCGGCGGCGCGGTCGACCTCGTCGCCGCCGGGGCCCTGCTCACCGGCACCCTCCGGGCCGGCCAGGCGCGGATCGCCCTCCTCTCCACGCTCCTCGCCGAAGGCACCACCGGCGCGGGCGACCCCGCCCGCGGCACCGCCCTGCTGCGCCGCCTCCTCGAAGGGCCGGTCCGTGCCGAGCCGGCCCTCGCCACCGGCGGCTCCCGTTCGGCCTCGGCGGTCGCCGCCCGCGCGTAG